One segment of Drosophila mauritiana strain mau12 chromosome 3R, ASM438214v1, whole genome shotgun sequence DNA contains the following:
- the LOC117142936 gene encoding attractin-like protein 1 produces the protein MCLAAEPPQKQPNRSSTSPTFNAKYRRKCLLLLTLLLFHGCFSGLHRAAAFNCTAHGGRCQNDGQCQEDGQCLCADGWQGPECQFCGGKVRMYHPMGTIHDGWGNYSVSVKCSWLIDARHPHWNRRHNTNPSRTANIRIHLREFATECGWDHLYIYDGDSVDSPLLAVFSGLMYRGNFSIRRVPQVIATSGTALVHFFSDDAYNMSGFNLTYKMNSCPSDSDEVECSGHGKCRDGDCICDPMYRGEACNIAACPNNCFESKNQGHCRLDQERCSCYEGFAGDDCSQISAHGAWSTVHPKHSPAPAGSASHGATIWRDTLHIVGGESYGRGKLMSTYDFNGNVWETVHPEDGSEVPDKRYGASTVMYGDKIFMYGGVVKGHGISNELWAFDVSARTWANISVRADPSCNATGGTSAMCGPLHVVGHTATLVPGYGDKNNYQYMVVIFGHSSNYGYLNTVQEFNFASREWRIVPTTGYVVKGGYGHSAAYDFLTEKVYVYGGIVSESESSQVLSSRLYAYEPATRVWSLLSAAPSARLLHTANFVNQGLMMVFGGNTHNDTSQSYGAKCYSQDLLVYDVYCDSWHYHPMPGHLQADLARFGHSSVVFEESLYIYGGFNGQLLNDMLRYQPGYCSYYTKQEKCTAARPGVKCIWDVQKMRCIAITQVQRSAIYGREQYDYVACPSKSRLTLTSELLHDVHRCQELASCQSCVSTAFGCTYCGNGVCSKERCRETTSMASVFFESSTQMAVSTASPPLNAKHLDSCPISEEYLVSSVCEQLHNCRACSANLACRWDSEHNRCKSYTSYGGLALNRTQDEVACSPSCASLTNCQNCTEDECIWCQNEQRCVDRNAYTASFPYGQCREWTTFTAKCRSAPIQSTAVAVGSTTALSSAQCGYYNSCQMCLDDPACGWCDNGSNTGLGRCVVGGALAPYDDTECALKHWFFTSCPRCNCNGHSYCNDQQHCEQPCNNLTTGAHCEKCRTGYWGNPINGGKCQRCDCNGQGVYCHPDTGKCFCTTKGIVGDHCEKCDSQNHYHGDPLKGSCYYELTIDYQFTFNLSKKEDRHFTQINFRNSPGKPEIDADFTITCSVPAKMDISVKRAGSPDMLILVGVNCSTFRHRFPKTDYQFGHSPDDNSSLTTFYVFVHDFQPPIWIQIAFSQYPKLNLQQFFITFSSCFLLLLLMAAVLWKIKQKYDMFRRRQRLFVEMEQMASRPFSQVLVDIENRESIDLSLTLDGIGHLSKKRKKECPSPIALEPCSGNRAAVLSLLVRLPTGGLSQAPSGQSAGLAVASALVTLGNPRRPSIDQHPKEPKSKRKQSQHPDSCT, from the exons CGGAGTGCCAGTTCTGTGGCGGAAAAGTGCG CATGTACCACCCCATGGGCACGATACACGACGGATGGGGCAACTATTCGGTGAGTGTCAAGTGCAGCTGGCTAATCGACGCCAGGCATCCGCACTGGAACCGCCGACACAACACCAATCCGTCGCGAACCGCCAACATACGGATCCACCTGCGAGAGTTCGCCACGGAGTGCGGCTGGGATCATCTGTACATATACGATGGCGACAGCGTGGACTCGCCCCTGCTGGCGGTGTTCAG TGGCCTCATGTATCGCGGCAACTTCTCCATTCGTCGAGTGCCACAGGTGATAGCGACATCCGGCACGGCGCTGGTGCACTTCTTCAGTGACGATGCCTACAACATGTCCGGCTTCAACCTCACCTACAAGATGAACAGCTGTCCCTCGGATAGCGATG AGGTGGAGTGCTCCGGCCATGGCAAGTGCCGCGATGGCGACTGCATCTGTGATCCCATGTACAGGGGTGAAGCCTGCAACATAGCCGCCTGTCCCAACAACTGCTTTGAGTCCAAGAACCAGGGCCATTGTCGTCTTGACCAGGAACG CTGCTCCTGTTACGAGGGCTTCGCCGGCGACGACTGCAGTCAGATCAGCGCCCACGGCGCCTGGTCCACTGTCCACCCGAAGCATTCCCCGGCGCCAGCCGGAAGCGCCTCCCATGGCGCCACCATCTGGCGAGACACGTTGCACATTGTGGGCGGCGAATCGTACGGACGAGGCAAACTAATGAGCACCTATGACTTCAACGGCAACGTATGGGAGACTGTGCACCCGGAGGATGGTAGCGAGGTTCCTGACAAGCGATACGGTGCCTCGACAGTGATGTACGGCGACAAGATCTTCATGTACGGTGGAGTGGTCAAGGGCCACGGCATCTCCAACGAACTGTGGGCCTTCGACGTCTCGGCGCGAACGTGGGCGAACATCTCGGTAAGAGCGGATCCCTCGTGCAACGCCACTGGAGGAACCTCCGCTATGTGCGGGCCCCTGCATGTGGTGGGTCACACAGCTACCTTGGTTCCCGGTTACGGGGACAAGAACAACTACCAGTACATGGTTGTTATCTTCGGTCACTCTTCCAACTACGGCTACCTCAACACAGTGCAGGAGTTCAACTTTGCGTCTCGCGAGTGGCGCATCGTGCCCACCACCGGCTATGTGGTGAAAGGCGGCTACGGACACAGTGCCGCCTACGACTTTCTTACGGAGAAGGTGTACGTCTACGGTGGAATAGTCTCCGAGAGTGAGTCCAGCCAGGTGCTGAGCTCTAGGTTGTATGCCTATGAACCGGCCACGCGGGTTTGGAGTCTGCTGTCTGCGGCGCCAAGTGCGCGTCTACTTCACACGGCGAACTTTGTGAACCAGGGACTAATGATGGTCTTCGGTGGCAACACGCACAACGACACCTCGCAGAGCTACGGAGCGAAGTGCTATAGCCAGGACCTGCTCGTGTACGACGTGTACTGCGACTCGTGGCACTACCATCCGATGCCGGGCCACCTGCAGGCGGATCTGGCCCGCTTCGGCCACAGTTCGGTTGTGTTCGAGGAGTCGCTGTACATTTACGGTGGCTTCAATGGCCAGCTGCTAAACGATATGCTGCGCTACCAGCCGGGTTACTGCAGCTACTACACCAAACAGGAGAAGTGCACGGCAGCGCGACCTGGAGTGAAGTGCATTTGGGACGTGCAAAAGATGCGTTGCATCGCTATTACCCAGGTTCAGAGATCAGCGATCTACGGACGCGAGCAGTACGACTACGTGGCTTGCCCGTCGAAGAGTCGGCTTACACTCACTTCGGAGTTACTGCACGATGTACACCGTTGCCAGGAACTGGCCAGCTGTCAATCGTGCGTGTCCACCGCCTTTGGTTGCACATACTGCGGAAACGGAGTGTGCAGCAAGGAGCGGTGTCGTGAAACCACCTCAATGGCTTCGGTCTTCTTCGAGTCGTCCACGCAAATGGCAGTGTCCACGGCTAGTCCGCCGCTAAATGCCAAGCATCTGGACTCCTGCCCCATCTCCGAGGAGTACCTGGTGTCCTCTGTGTGCGAGCAGCTGCACAACTGTCGCGCCTGCTCTGCCAACCTGGCGTGTCGCTGGGACTCGGAGCACAACCGCTGCAAAAGCTACACTTCCTACGGTGGGTTGGCTCTCAACCGGACGCAGGATGAGGTGGCCTGCTCGCCGTCCTGCGCTTCATTGACCAACTGCCAGAACTGCACCGAGGACGAGTGCATCTGGTGCCAAAACGAACAGCGCTGCGTGGACCGCAATGCATACACGGCCAGCTTTCCTTACGGTCAGTGCCGAGAGTGGACCACCTTCACAGCCAAGTGCCGGTCGGCTCCCATCCAATCAACGGCTGTGGCCGTGGGCAGCACTACGGCACTGTCAAGTGCTCAATGTGGCTACTACAACAGTTGCCAGATGTGCCTGGACGATCCGGCTTGCGGTTGGTGTGACAATGGCTCTAACACGGGTCTGGGCAGGTGCGTGGTTGGCGGAGCACTAGCACCCTACGATGACACGGAGTGTGCCCTAAAGCACTGGTTCTTTACGTCCTGCCCCCGGTGCAATTGCAACGGGCATTCTTATTGTAATGACCAACAGCATTGCGAACAGCCGTGCAACAATCTTACGACAGGAGCGCACTGCGAGAAGTGCCGCACTGGATACTGGGGAAATCCCATCAACGGGGGAAAATGCCAGCGATGCGATTGCAACGGCCAGGGCGTTTACTGTCATCCGGACACTGGAAAGTGTTTCTGCACCACCAAGGGTATAGTGGGCGATCACTGCGAGAAGTGCGACTCCCAAAACCATTACCACGGGGATCCGCTTAAGGGTTCCTGCTACTACGAGCTGACCATCGACTACCAGTTCACGTTTAATCTTTCCAAGAAGGAGGATCGCCACTTTACGCAAATCAACTTCAGGAACTCACCTGGAAAGCCGGAGATCGATGCGGATTTCACCATTACGTGCAGCGTGCCGGCCAAAATGGACATTTCGGTCAAGAGGGCTGGCTCGCCGGACATGCTCATCTTGGTGGGCGTTAACTGCTCAACGTTCCGTCATCGGTTCCCCAAGACGGACTACCAATTCGGGCACTCGCCCGATGACAACAGCTCCCTGACCACGTTCTACGTGTTCGTGCACGACTTCCAGCCCCCAATCTGGATACAAATTGCCTTCTCACAGTATCCCAAGCTCAACCTGCAGCAGTTCTTCATCACATTCTCCTCCtgcttcctgctgctgctgcttatgGCCGCCGTCCTGTGGAAGATTAAGCAGAAGTACGACATGTTCCGGCGGCGTCAGCGATTGTTCGTCGAAATGGAACAGATGGCGAGTCGACCGTTTTCCCAG GTACTGGTCGATATCGAAAACCGCGAAAGTATTGATCTGAGTCTGACGCTGGACGGCATTGGCCACCTGTCCAAAAAACGCAAAAAG GAATGCCCTAGTCCCATCGCTTTGGAGCCTTGCAGTGGCAACCGAGCCGCTGTGCTCTCGCTTCTAGTCCGGCTGCCCACGG GTGGCCTTTCGCAAGCGCCTTCTGGCCAGTCCGCTGGTCTGGCTGTGGCCAGCGCCTTAGTCACGTTGGGCAATCCGCGTCGTCCGTCGATCGATCAGCATCCCAAGGAGCCAAAGTCGAAGCGCAAGCAGAGCCAGCACCCAGACAGTTGTACATAA
- the LOC117142514 gene encoding uncharacterized protein LOC117142514, giving the protein MAHYDQRWLKLFSGCLFLLLLALQVSEAKRSNANLTACQHLRRSESRRAKSLEGSSVRVPRCQKNGDFDAIQCQDEKAGRDCWCVDDYGVELPGSRNETRSGVVCAEPRHCAASACRMFCPSGFARDPDTGCSVCRCRDPCDGLECPRGQSCQLQEVQCKSEPCPPVPTCKKARSLANLCPAGLPLAIDDTVRPFLCGQEPGKPQCPPLYQCLVESGNDYGVCCPSALTFQKPGICPAPDHSQYTERTGYMCGSPCSHDLECRNMEKCCFTKGCQFNCQQPGNVTGCHQAKALADILSINEREGRGYVPECNGPGGQFSPRQCSRNGLVCWCVDPRTGHKIKETMGAANNVNCDGWENMISRSYARSFQMEQCDTNICAAVCEYGFKNDHNGCPTCECSEPCDGFKCSIGSHCEVATDPLCESGSSLCASWPVCKPDLVYSNPCDVGTPLSDPATGEVMYCFEDRQGRSFQPTAFFEPEPEALSKQGRSMSNRIMCPEQYKCTKLHRETENVCCPVPEKPNPAEEATGTHQQTMCEYLRDFSERMEGTEEGMQLAVPSPRCTTDGDYEGRQCQLKKVRVTRAEQRKILEENTIRRMRMLLASAAPSASKRSRRDLERLKLYRVDDSALKVQVAAPVMSRSAKVIDMGADRQQGLGQLFETEFKKVASASKRQPENENELVEMEVEQCWCVDSFGTEIPRSRGFNVSEDTCRNLREDLDCLDLTCRMGCEYGFSLDPDTRCPACQCRDPCEGVTCGSGKECRVVDVSCEGEYCPPVPACLPRKPGQCPYLVPPGPDNLDANTCAYECRTDAHCEGARRCCSNGCGTQCVDPQLKTACQHLQAIQLHQSSELGIPARQMAVAQCDPNNGKWNQVQCSPDGHCWCVDDQGKILPGTRVKSPGTPKCQENSSFACPKTNCSLECESGYQMDSNGCPTCECRNYCNEVSCSPHEECQLISVECVDSPCPKMPICVPRRASICPEGNPLQQGDLDMSCGPHNEHEVCPTTHSCQLNPVNNRGVCCSKTRDVCFESMDNGCLATGKSERNSTRYRFSPKANKCLPVVIDSEAPACQTKNLFHNELACNSVCPVLTQCERLKLKNNLAAQRTGHSSVWFQPRCDPVTGHWSPVQCLGKQPQPMDRHTEIVSRAFASEPAASAGEEAPGVCWCADKKGAPLKGTLTRESEPICNSRQARNRKAFDSGDPLMEQLIAQLTQLNDVASEDLDFDELEARVLPATASAAESSVTERVLELANSLLDSQLSVEQATLKPMELKTTRCRALAKTAPFPVSCDEAGAFRPLQCNGRSCWCVDAAGNQLQSTHVFGAGDRRCSHVPIEAVAIELHLTNSSGRSVRNAYDTIRRELQQLLGGESVENLRVQENFDGSAIVRFELHNEAKVDLAFAIEAAISAGDFRLAGGHFRPDLTRSHFVHRSAHVPVAQAATAQDESIQLVLFIMATSSAFLVSIFVVYVMLKRNRNLKSANPYLKGEGGDKPVDYSAPIFVLAADMDSKKGFAA; this is encoded by the exons ATGGCGCACTATGATCAACGTTGGCTGAAACTCTTCTCCGGCTGCCTTTTCCTCCTTTTGCTGGCTCTGCAGGTTTCGGAGGCCAAGCGATCAAATG ccAATCTTACTGCCTGCCAGCACTTAAGGCGCTCGGAGTCGCGAAGAGCGAAATCGCTGGAAGGATCATCTGTACGCGTACCGCGATGCCAAAAGAACGGCGACTTTGATGCCATCCAGTGCCAGGACGAAAAAGCCGGACGGGATTGCTGGTGTGTGGATGACTACGGCGTGGAGCTGCCCGGCAGTCGAAACGAGACGCGATCGGGCGTAGTATGCGCCGAGCCGAGGCATTGTGCCGCCTCCGCGTGCCGCATGTTCTGCCCCTCGGGATTCGCCAGGGATCCGGACACGGGTTGTTCCGTTTGCCGCTGCCGGGATCCGTGCGATGGACTGGAGTGTCCGCGTGGCCAGTCCTGCCAGCTGCAGGAGGTGCAGTGCAAATCGGAGCCATGTCCACCAGTGCCCACGTGCAAGAAGGCCAGATCGCTGGCCAATCTCTGTCCCGCCGGCTTACCGCTCGCCATCGACGACACCGTGAGACCTTTCCTCTGTGGCCAGGAGCCGGGAAAGCCGCAGTGCCCACCACTTTACCAGTGCCTCGTGGAGTCCGGAAACGACTACGGAGTGTGCTGCCCCAGTGCGCTGACCTTCCAGAAGCCCGGCATCTGTCCAGCTCCCGATCACTCGCAGTACACGGAGCGAACGGGCTACATGTGCGGTTCACCCTGCTCCCACGACTTGGAGTGCCGGAACATGGAGAAGTGCTGCTTCACCAAGGGATGCCAGTTTAACTGCCAGCAGCCGGGAAATGTTACGGGTTGTCACCAGGCCAAGGCCCTGGCCGACATCCTATCGATCAATGAGCGCGAAGGACGCGGCTATGTGCCCGAGTGCAACGGTCCTGGTGGTCAGTTCTCCCCGCGGCAGTGCTCCAGGAACGGACTCGTCTGCTGGTGTGTAGATCCCCGTACCGGACACAAGATCAAGGAAACCATGGGAGCGGCCAACAATGTGAACTGCGATGGATGGGAGAACATGATCAGCAGGTCCTATGCCAGGAGTTTCCAGATGGAGCAGTGCGATACCAACATCTGCGCCGCCGTCTGCGAATACGGATTTAAG AATGACCACAATGGCTGTCCCACTTGCGAGTGCTCCGAGCCCTGCGATGGCTTCAAGTGCTCCATTGGCTCCCACTGCGAGGTGGCCACCGATCCCTTGTGTGAATCCGGTTCTTCCCTGTGCGCCTCCTGGCCCGTCTGCAAGCCTGACCTGGTGTACTCCAATCCCTGCGATGTGGGAACCCCACTTTCAGACCCCGCAACCGGTGAGGTGATGTATTGCTTCGAGGATCGTCAAGGACGCAGCTTCCAGCCCACAGCCTTCTTTGAACCCGAGCCAGAAGCACTGTCAAAGCAAGGTCGCTCCATGAGCAACAGGATTATGTGCCCGGAGCAGTACAAGTGCACCAAACTGCATCGGGAAACGGAGAACGTGTGCTGTCCAGTGCCGGAGAAACCAAATCCAGCTGAGGAAGCAACGGGAACGCATCAGCAAACCA TGTGCGAATATCTGCGGGACTTTTCCGAGCGCATGGAGGGCACCGAGGAGGGCATGCAACTGGCGGTTCCCTCGCCACGTTGCACTACAGACGGCGACTACGAGGGTCGCCAGTGTCAGTTAAAGAAGGTACGCGTCACCCGCGCCGAACAACGCAAAATTCTCGAAGAGAATACCATTCGGCGCATGAGGATGCTGCTAGCCAGTGCTGCTCCAAGTGCATCCAAACGTTCTCGTCGGGATTTGGAACGCCTGAAGCTGTACCGCGTGGATGACagtgctctaaaagtccaaGTGGCTGCTCCTGTCATGAGTCGGAGTGCCAAGGTGATCGACATGGGTGCAGATCGTCAGCAGGGATTGGGACAGCTCTTCGAGACAGAATTCAAGAAGGTGGCCTCGGCATCCAAGAGGCAGCCGGAAAACGAGAATGAGCTGGTGGAAATGGAGGTGGAGCAGTGCTGGTGTGTGGATAGCTTTGGCACAGAGATTCCCCGCTCTCGGGGCTTTAATGTTAGCGAGGATACCTGCCGAAATCTGAGGGAGGACTTGGACTGCCTGGATCTCACCTGTCGAATGGGTTGCGAGTATGGCTTCTCCCTGGATCCGGATACCCGTTGTCCGGCCTGCCAGTGCCGTGATCCTTGTGAGGGTGTGACCTGCGGCTCTGGAAAGGAATGCCGCGTGGTGGACGTGAGCTGCGAGGGTGAGTACTGTCCTCCAGTGCCCGCCTGCTTGCCCAGGAAGCCGGGACAGTGTCCTTACCTTGTTCCTCCGGGTCCTGATAACCTGGATGCCAACACCTGTGCCTACGAGTGCCGTACCGATGCCCATTGTGAAGGAGCCCGACGCTGTTGCTCCAATGGATGTGGCACCCAGTGTGTGGATCCGCAATTGAAAACCGCCTGTCAGCACTTGCAGGCCATTCAGCTGCACCAGAGTTCCGAGCTGGGCATCCCCGCCCGGCAAATGGCGGTGGCCCAATGTGACCCAAATAATGGCAAATGGAATCAGGTCCAGTGCTCACCTGATGGTCACTGCTGGTGTGTGGATGATCAGGGTAAAATCCTGCCTGGCACTAGGGTCAAATCTCCAGGAACACCCAAATGCCAGGAGAACTCCAGCTTCGCCTGCCCAAAGACGAACTGCAGCCTGGAGTGCGAGAGTGGCTACCAGATGGACTCCAATGGTTGTCCGACCTGCGAGTGCAGAAACTACTGCAACGAAGTGAGCTGCTCCCCCCACGAGGAATGCCAACTGATCTCTGTGGAATGTGTGGACAGCCCGTGCCCCAAGATGCCCATATGTGTGCCCCGAAGAGCCTCAATTTGTCCCGAAGGTAATCCTCTCCAGCAAGGTGACCTGGACATGAGCTGTGGACCCCACAACGAGCACGAAGTCtgccccaccacccactcctgTCAGCTGAATCCGGTCAACAACCGCGGTGTTTGCTGCTCCAAAACCCGAGATGTTTGCTTCGAGTCCATGGATAATGGTTGTCTAGCCACTGGCAAATCGGAGAGGAATAGCACGCGCTATAGATTCAGTCCCAAGGCTAACAAGTGCCTACCAGTGGTCATCGACTCCGAGGCACCCGCCTGCCAGACCAAGAACCTCTTCCACAACGAACTGGCCTGCAACTCCGTGTGTCCAG TGCTTACTCAATGCGAACGCCTGAAGCTCAAGAACAACCTGGCTGCCCAGCGAACGGGACACTCTTCAGTTTGGTTCCAGCCCAGATGTGATCCCGTCACTGGCCACTGGAGTCCCGTGCAATGCTTGGGCAAGCAGCCCCAGCCCATGGACAGGCACACGGAGATCGTCAGTCGCGCCTTTGCATCTGAACCGGCTGCATCCGCTGGAGAGGAAGCGCCTGGAGTCTGCTGGTGTGCGGACAAGAAGGGTGCTCCTCTAAAGGGAACCCTCACCCGGGAGAGCGAACCCATCTGCAATAGTCGACAGGCACGTAACCGCAAGGCATTCGATTCTGGCGATCCTCTGATGGAGCAACTGATTGCCCAGCTCACGCAGCTGAATGATGTCGCTAGCGAGGATTTGGACTTCGATGAGCTGGAGGCTAGAGTACTGCCTGCCACCGCCAGTGCAGCGGAGTCAAGTGTTACGGAGAGAGTGCTAGAGCTGGCGAACTCCCTGCTGGACTCTCAGCTATCCGTGGAGCAGGCCACCCTGAAACCCATGGAGCTGAAGACCACACGTTGTCGAGCTCTGGCGAAAACGGCACCATTCCCGGTCAGTTGCGATGAGGCGGGAGCCTTCCGCCCGCTGCAGTGCAACGGCAGGAGTTGCTGGTGCGTGGATGCGGCCGGAAACCAGCTACAGTCCACCCACGTCTTTGGAGCCGGCGATCGTCGCTGCAGCCATGTTCCGATCGAGGCGGTGGCCATCGAACTCCATCTGACCAACAGCAGTGGCCGGAGTGTAAGGAATGCCTACGACACCATCCGGCGGGAATTGCAGCAGCTACTCGGCGGTGAGTCCGTCGAAAACCTGCGCGTCCAAGAGAACTTCGATGGATCCGCTATCGTCCGTTTTGAGCTGCACAACGAGGCCAAGGTGGACTTGGCCTTTGCCATCGAGGCGGCCATTTCCGCCGGCGACTTCCGCCTGGCGGGCGGTCACTTCCGGCCGGACTTGACCCGCTCCCACTTTGTGCACCGCAGTGCCCATGTCCCAGTGGCTCAGGCGGCCACCGCCCAGGATGAGTCCATTCAGCTGGTGCTGTTCATCATGGCCACCAGTTCCGCCTTTCTGGTCAGCATATTTGTGGTCTACGTCATGCTGAAGCGGAACCGGAACCTCAAGTCGGCGAATCCCTATTTGAAGGGCGAAGGAGGCGACAAGCCTGTGGACTACTCCGCACCCATCTTCGTGCTGGCCGCCGACATGGACAGCAAGAAGGGGTTCGCGGCGTAG